A genome region from Balneolaceae bacterium includes the following:
- a CDS encoding flagellar biosynthetic protein FliO, producing the protein MIDWDSFKQQLQTNPNRTLGFVLGLAVCLMLIWLAVVVQASDPAANRDVSQSGNSRLTGLRTSLQQDAADSLDGADRPVAAADTLSFAYSTEASDTATSVTQAAGDADSLRADRSAGDGSRLGSLGDVLPTLLVMVVLVGGLWFWVRRKTSPSQSASDDEDFYTVLGRGELFPGQQIALLRVGGEYLLVGGGPQGPQLLRRYTREEWEEQSGALAGTPEDGALTNGRNAPADVNATDWKDLLGRAMARASSGGLSFKRPDRAAPAETAGENNGAGFYWDRQAANGEEGKLW; encoded by the coding sequence ATGATTGACTGGGACTCCTTCAAGCAGCAGCTGCAGACCAACCCCAACCGGACCCTCGGTTTCGTTCTGGGTCTGGCGGTCTGTCTCATGCTCATCTGGCTGGCCGTAGTGGTGCAGGCCTCCGACCCCGCGGCCAACCGCGACGTATCGCAGTCGGGCAACAGCCGCCTCACCGGACTGCGCACCTCCCTTCAGCAGGACGCCGCCGATAGCCTTGACGGCGCGGACCGCCCGGTGGCCGCGGCCGATACGCTCTCATTCGCCTACTCGACGGAGGCCTCCGATACCGCGACCTCCGTCACGCAGGCTGCCGGAGATGCCGACAGCCTGCGTGCGGACCGATCTGCCGGCGACGGGAGCCGCCTCGGTTCCCTGGGCGACGTGCTGCCCACCCTGCTGGTGATGGTGGTGCTGGTCGGGGGACTCTGGTTCTGGGTGCGGCGTAAGACCTCGCCCTCCCAATCCGCATCGGACGACGAAGACTTTTATACCGTACTGGGCCGGGGCGAACTTTTCCCTGGCCAGCAGATCGCACTGCTGCGTGTGGGCGGAGAATACCTGCTCGTAGGCGGCGGACCGCAGGGTCCGCAGCTCCTGCGGCGCTACACCCGCGAGGAGTGGGAGGAGCAGTCCGGCGCCCTGGCCGGCACGCCTGAAGACGGTGCGCTCACCAACGGCCGCAACGCCCCTGCCGACGTGAATGCGACAGACTGGAAAGATTTGCTGGGACGCGCCATGGCACGCGCCTCCTCCGGTGGACTCTCCTTCAAGCGTCCGGACCGGGCCGCACCTGCGGAGACCGCAGGCGAAAACAACGGCGCCGGTTTTTACTGGGACCGCCAGGCGGCCAACGGGGAGGAGGGCAAGCTATGGTGA
- the fliP gene encoding flagellar type III secretion system pore protein FliP (The bacterial flagellar biogenesis protein FliP forms a type III secretion system (T3SS)-type pore required for flagellar assembly.), protein MVKAILKHSKKAAVLAVLLVAGLILAEAALAQAGSGSQTMPNVNISVGGAEDGEDFSLAIQTLIILTILSFGPAIVTMMTSFTRLVVVFFFLRMGLGTQQSPPNQVLLGLAMFITIFIMAPTFDEINQQAIQPYLNDEITQQEALGEAATPLKEFMVRQTREKDLLLFMDLGDMDAVGGVEDIPVYVVVPSFIISELRMAFQIGFMIYLPFMVIDLVVASVLLSMGIMFLPPVLVSLPFKILVFVLTDGWYLLVESLIKSFN, encoded by the coding sequence ATGGTGAAGGCCATTTTGAAGCACAGTAAGAAGGCGGCGGTGCTGGCAGTACTGCTGGTGGCCGGGCTGATACTGGCGGAGGCAGCCCTGGCCCAGGCCGGCTCCGGTTCGCAGACCATGCCCAACGTGAATATCAGCGTAGGCGGGGCCGAGGACGGGGAGGACTTCTCCCTGGCCATACAGACGCTGATCATACTCACCATTCTCTCCTTCGGACCGGCCATCGTGACCATGATGACCAGCTTCACCCGGCTGGTGGTCGTGTTCTTTTTCCTTCGCATGGGACTGGGAACGCAGCAGTCGCCGCCCAACCAGGTGCTGCTCGGGCTGGCCATGTTCATCACCATCTTCATCATGGCGCCCACCTTCGACGAAATCAATCAGCAGGCCATCCAGCCCTACCTCAACGACGAAATTACCCAGCAGGAGGCCCTCGGCGAGGCCGCCACGCCCCTCAAGGAGTTCATGGTGCGGCAGACCCGCGAGAAGGACCTGCTGCTGTTTATGGACCTGGGCGACATGGACGCCGTGGGCGGCGTGGAAGACATCCCCGTCTACGTGGTGGTGCCCTCCTTCATCATAAGCGAACTGCGCATGGCCTTCCAGATTGGATTTATGATCTACCTGCCCTTTATGGTCATCGACCTGGTGGTGGCTTCCGTACTGCTTTCGATGGGTATCATGTTCCTGCCCCCGGTGCTGGTCTCCCTCCCCTTCAAAATCCTGGTCTTTGTGCTCACCGACGGCTGGTACCTGCTCGTGGAATCGCTCATCAAAAGCTTCAACTGA
- a CDS encoding flagellar biosynthetic protein FliQ: protein MNTEVGLYWLQEALTAAVVLAGPVLIGALIVGLLIAVFQAVTTIQEMTLTYVPKMVIAVVILFFMFGFMLEYAVDFMERVITFIPTVTSPQ, encoded by the coding sequence ATGAACACCGAAGTTGGACTCTATTGGCTGCAGGAGGCGCTCACCGCCGCGGTGGTGCTCGCCGGACCCGTGCTGATCGGCGCTCTTATCGTGGGACTGCTCATCGCGGTCTTCCAGGCGGTGACCACCATTCAGGAGATGACCCTCACCTACGTGCCCAAGATGGTCATTGCCGTGGTTATCCTCTTCTTCATGTTCGGTTTCATGCTGGAGTACGCGGTCGACTTCATGGAGCGCGTGATCACCTTCATCCCCACCGTGACCAGCCCGCAGTGA
- the fliR gene encoding flagellar biosynthetic protein FliR — protein MMSLLSIEFILTAFLIFVRVAGVVGTAPFFSNGSIPMRVKLFFAMALTVMLYPVVPVQSTGIPVDATTIEVVVLIVKELLVGAAMGLAGQLIFAGLQMGGELMSVNVGLSFASVVDPVNQSQGSIVAQLFGLLGVLVFVGVGGDEYYIRALAHSFTVVPVGEGMVTQAAPVFIEMATYLFVVGVQMAAPFIIVLFLMDLSLAIFARIMPQANIFFIALPLKLGIGMLLLILVLPYTPVAFEHFFERLWDFMDTLLGEM, from the coding sequence ATGATGTCCCTGCTGAGCATCGAGTTCATCCTGACGGCCTTCCTGATCTTCGTGCGTGTGGCCGGGGTGGTGGGCACCGCTCCCTTCTTCAGCAACGGCTCCATCCCCATGCGCGTGAAGCTTTTCTTTGCCATGGCCCTGACGGTCATGCTCTATCCCGTGGTGCCCGTGCAGAGCACCGGTATTCCCGTCGACGCAACCACCATCGAGGTGGTGGTGCTCATCGTCAAGGAGCTGCTGGTGGGGGCGGCCATGGGACTGGCGGGACAGCTCATCTTCGCCGGCCTGCAGATGGGCGGGGAGCTGATGAGCGTGAACGTCGGACTCAGTTTCGCCAGCGTGGTCGACCCGGTCAACCAGTCGCAGGGTTCCATCGTCGCCCAGCTCTTCGGGCTGCTGGGCGTGCTGGTCTTCGTGGGCGTGGGCGGGGACGAATACTACATCCGGGCGCTGGCCCACAGCTTCACGGTGGTGCCCGTGGGGGAGGGTATGGTCACGCAGGCGGCGCCCGTATTCATCGAGATGGCCACCTATCTTTTTGTGGTGGGCGTGCAGATGGCGGCCCCTTTTATTATTGTACTCTTTTTGATGGACCTCTCCCTGGCCATCTTCGCCCGCATTATGCCGCAGGCCAACATCTTCTTCATCGCCCTGCCGCTCAAGCTGGGCATCGGCATGCTGCTGCTCATACTCGTCCTGCCCTACACGCCGGTAGCCTTCGAGCACTTCTTCGAGCGGTTGTGGGATTTCATGGACACTCTGCTCGGGGAGATGTGA
- a CDS encoding PAS domain-containing protein translates to MEFSSLDTLRSAFENSLEGVVISDMRKAGQPIVYCNPSFLELTGYGREEVLGRNCRFLQNGLNGQPGLRKLRRAIRRGEACKVTLKNFKKSGELFFNRLSVFPLRGQGREITHYIGIQDDVTDLVAVRNELNIARNDRQALISEVHHRVKNNLAVFSSLLELDAWHDSETSVLLKNRLRVRTMSFVHENLYSRDGFSRVNFSDFVRDLVARYGSDRHLSPVRINFITELHREVELSINQAIPLALAMAEMIQNIYQHAYGERAIGTARISLREEEAGRVVLRVADYGRGLPENLLDDDDPQTTGFTVMRTLTEQLEGELDLENLENGGLCLSIAFRKSDAMDAGQAALL, encoded by the coding sequence TTGGAGTTTTCTTCACTGGACACCCTTAGGAGTGCATTCGAAAACAGCCTGGAGGGTGTCGTCATCTCGGATATGCGGAAGGCCGGGCAGCCCATCGTATACTGCAACCCCTCCTTCCTGGAGCTTACCGGCTACGGGCGGGAGGAGGTGCTGGGACGCAACTGCCGCTTCCTTCAGAACGGGCTGAACGGCCAGCCGGGGCTCAGGAAACTCCGCAGGGCCATCCGCCGGGGCGAGGCCTGCAAGGTGACCCTCAAAAACTTCAAAAAAAGCGGCGAGCTCTTCTTCAACCGGCTCAGCGTCTTCCCGCTCAGGGGGCAGGGCCGCGAGATTACCCATTACATCGGAATACAGGACGACGTGACCGACCTGGTGGCGGTGCGCAACGAGCTCAACATCGCACGCAACGACCGCCAGGCCCTCATCTCCGAGGTGCACCACCGGGTCAAGAACAACCTGGCCGTCTTCTCCAGCCTCCTGGAGCTGGACGCCTGGCACGACTCCGAAACCAGCGTGTTGCTCAAGAACCGCCTGCGGGTGCGCACCATGTCCTTCGTCCACGAAAACCTCTACAGCCGCGACGGCTTCTCCCGGGTTAACTTCAGCGACTTCGTGCGCGACCTGGTGGCACGCTACGGCTCCGACCGCCACCTCTCCCCCGTACGCATCAACTTCATCACAGAGCTCCATCGGGAGGTGGAGCTCAGCATCAACCAGGCCATTCCGCTGGCCCTGGCCATGGCTGAGATGATTCAGAACATCTACCAGCACGCCTACGGGGAGCGCGCCATCGGCACCGCGCGCATCTCCTTGCGCGAAGAGGAGGCAGGCAGGGTGGTGCTTCGGGTGGCGGACTACGGACGCGGTCTGCCCGAAAATCTGCTGGATGACGACGACCCGCAGACCACCGGTTTCACCGTCATGCGCACCCTGACCGAGCAGCTGGAGGGCGAGCTCGACCTGGAGAACTTGGAGAACGGGGGGCTCTGCCTGAGTATCGCCTTCCGCAAATCCGACGCCATGGACGCCGGCCAGGCGGCGCTGCTGTAG
- a CDS encoding FliA/WhiG family RNA polymerase sigma factor — protein sequence MDKSLQELIDAYCQDPTQGLRNAIITEAMPLVKSIIGKIRNPDTPLSQQEDLESAAIVGLLQALNNYDCEKDIKFNTFAYYRIRGSVIDYLRSIDELPRTDRTKYGKAREEMSKLQQELGRDPSDEEVADAMDLDLNAYYKLLSNVQQRAVLSLDSEMYEDSSKTTLGDQIEDENIDRPDAKLNRKSVTSKIQDAIQQLEDRDRLVLSLYYYEDLTLKEIAALLGLTEARISQIVGKLLLQLKSSLGTELSENIS from the coding sequence ATGGACAAGTCCCTACAGGAACTGATCGATGCCTATTGCCAGGACCCCACCCAGGGACTGCGCAACGCCATCATCACCGAGGCTATGCCCCTGGTGAAGAGCATCATAGGCAAGATCCGCAACCCCGACACCCCCCTCTCCCAACAGGAAGACCTGGAGAGCGCGGCCATCGTGGGGCTCCTGCAGGCGCTGAACAATTACGACTGCGAGAAGGACATCAAGTTCAACACCTTCGCCTACTACCGCATCCGCGGCAGCGTCATCGACTACCTGCGTTCTATCGATGAGCTCCCCCGAACCGACCGCACCAAGTACGGCAAGGCTCGGGAGGAGATGTCGAAGCTGCAGCAGGAGCTGGGGCGCGACCCCTCCGACGAGGAGGTGGCCGATGCGATGGACCTGGACCTTAACGCCTACTACAAACTACTGAGCAATGTGCAGCAGCGTGCGGTCCTCTCCCTGGACAGCGAGATGTACGAAGACAGCAGCAAAACCACCCTGGGCGACCAGATAGAAGACGAGAACATCGACCGTCCCGACGCCAAACTCAACCGCAAGAGCGTCACATCCAAGATCCAGGACGCCATCCAACAGCTGGAAGACCGCGACCGCCTGGTCCTCTCCCTCTACTACTACGAAGACCTCACCCTCAAGGAGATCGCCGCCCTCCTGGGCCTGACCGAGGCCCGGATCTCCCAGATCGTGGGTAAGCTGCTCCTGCAGCTCAAGTCCTCCCTCGGCACCGAACTTTCGGAGAACATTTCCTAA
- a CDS encoding P-loop NTPase, which produces MHYEHATFIVAVASGKGGVGKSLAAVNLAETLNRQGLKVALVDADLGLSNCAALMNEKVPATAMDVLMEEAYADDLFGVTDSGITLVTGADEPDAHLQDWSLLYPILDEAIRTLRREHDFIVVDTPAGASSLSLWALDRSDLCSLVLADEPTVISDVYRFSKYILEIDPSFPFAAIVNFSENEQQARNVLQRFNSILNHFLGREIPWLGMIPASEAIRDSVRDQIPVVLSHADSEIRQEFDYIAQTLQGMANREGQSFSELVNAPKIHQN; this is translated from the coding sequence ATGCATTACGAACACGCAACATTTATCGTAGCCGTCGCCAGCGGAAAAGGGGGCGTGGGCAAGAGCCTCGCCGCGGTAAACCTGGCGGAGACCCTCAACCGACAGGGGCTGAAAGTGGCCCTCGTCGACGCCGACCTGGGACTCTCAAACTGCGCCGCACTCATGAACGAAAAGGTCCCTGCCACAGCCATGGACGTGCTGATGGAGGAGGCCTATGCGGACGACCTGTTCGGGGTCACCGACAGCGGCATCACGCTGGTGACCGGCGCCGACGAGCCCGACGCCCACCTGCAGGACTGGTCGCTGCTCTACCCCATTCTAGACGAGGCCATCCGCACCCTGCGGCGCGAGCACGATTTCATTGTGGTCGACACCCCCGCCGGCGCTTCCTCCCTGAGTCTCTGGGCCCTCGACCGCTCGGACCTCTGTTCGCTGGTCCTGGCCGACGAACCCACGGTGATCTCCGACGTCTACCGCTTCAGCAAGTATATCCTGGAAATCGACCCCTCATTCCCGTTTGCAGCCATCGTAAATTTTTCCGAGAATGAGCAACAGGCCAGGAACGTGCTCCAGCGCTTCAACAGCATCCTGAATCACTTCCTGGGCCGGGAGATACCCTGGCTGGGCATGATCCCTGCCTCCGAGGCCATACGCGACTCGGTGCGGGATCAGATCCCCGTCGTTCTTTCACATGCTGACTCGGAGATCCGGCAGGAATTCGACTACATCGCGCAAACCCTGCAGGGCATGGCCAACCGGGAGGGACAGTCCTTCTCAGAGCTGGTCAACGCGCCCAAAATCCACCAAAACTAA